In the Colletotrichum higginsianum IMI 349063 chromosome 7 map unlocalized unitig_7, whole genome shotgun sequence genome, one interval contains:
- a CDS encoding Cytochrome P450, which yields MASSKPAWNHEVLLLGALSALSTLRESPVQTVARYLLALAVARHIAKAVYGIFIYPFFFSPLRHLPGPKDHHFLLGDLLNQARSGNPIEPYLSWTRKWPNEPFIKFTGFGNADCLLINSLEAYKEIFQTKSYSFVKAQFNTRVIVQVTGTGMAFAEGEAHKSQRKLLAPQFALSNVKRAIPLFKSKGKELIEHFNSRIKAHDGVTDVSSAYGRVTLDIVAWFTLGIDLGSTLSTSVFHEAYHKMFDPSAFGAFLMVMNAYVPGTRRLPFQENREFNACSDAVRSRLKEIIQQRVREIDSGDTTSTTASSDEKPDLLTHMILESRAIGDPWPEAKILENAMNVLVAGHETSATTLTWATHTFTLYPHIQDRARREVLELLARKPDPDYMDLDGLRYIDNIIKETLRFYAPGVLAAREPLDDIDVCGTVLPKGTLCYLFPALVTRSARIWGDDVDEFNPDRWDRLEGEAANPHAFATFLVGPRQCIGKVFALLEIKVLLVEMLSNFKFEAAVDPEDIVLVNPSPVLRPQGGLKVRVSPLRTTDV from the exons ATGGCGTCCTCGAAGCCGGCCTGGAACCAcgaggtgctgctgctgggcgcCCTCTCGGCGCTGTCGACGCTGCGCGAGTCCCCGGTGCAGACGGTGGCCCGctacctcctcgccctcgccgtggCACGACACATCGCCAAAGCCGTCTACGGCATCTTCATCTacccttttttcttctcgccCTTGAGGCACCTGCCCGGGCCAAAG GACCACCACTTCCTGCTCGGCGACCTCCTAAACCAGGCGCGCTCGGGGAACCCCATTGAGCCGTACCTCTCGTGGACGCGCAAGTGGCCCAACGAGCCCTTCATCAAGTTCACCGGCTTCGGCAACGCCGACTGCCTGCTCATCAATAGCCTCGAGGCCTACAAGGAGATCTTCCAGACCAAGAGCTACTCCTTCGTCAAGGCCCAGTTCAACACGAGGGTCATCGTCCAGGTCACCGGCACGGGCATGGCCTTTGCCGAGGGCGAAGCGCACAAGTCTCAGAGGAAGCTGTTGGCGC CCCAGTTTGCCCTCAGCAACGTCAAGAGGGCGATCCCGCTCTTCAAGAGCAAGGGAAAGGAGCTCATTGAGCACTTCAACTCCCGCATCAAGGCCCACGACGGCGTCACGGATG TCTCCTCCGCCTACGGCCGCGTCACCCTCGACATAGTCGCCTGGTTCAccctcggcatcgacctcGGCAGCACCCTCTCGACCTCGGTCTTCCACGAGGCCTACCACAAGATGTTCGACCCCTCGGCCTTTGGCGCGTTCCTCATGGTCATGAACGCCTACGTCCCGGGGACCCGTAGGCTGCCCTTCCAGGAGAACCGCGAGTTCAACGCCTGCAGCGACGCCGTCCGCTCGCGGCTCAAGGAGATCATCCAGCAGCGCGTCCGGGAGATCGACTCGGGGGAcaccacctccaccaccgcctcctccgacgagaagcccgacctcctgacgcacatGATCCTCGAATCCCGCGCCATCGGCGACCCCTGGCCCGAGgccaagatcctcgagaACGCCATGAACGTGCTGGTCGCCGGCCACGAGACCTCGGCCACGACGCTGACCTGGGCCACGCACACCTTCACCCTGTACCCGCACATCCAGGACCGCGCCCGgcgcgaggtcctcgagctgctggcgCGCAAGCCCGACCCGGACTACatggacctcgacggcctgcggtacatcgacaacatcatcaaGGAGACGCTGCGCTTCTACGCGCCGGGCGTGCTGGCCGCCCGCGagcccctcgacgacatcgacgtcTGCGGCACCGTCCTGCCCAAGGGCACGCTGTGCTACCTCTTCCCGGCCCTCGTCACCCGCAGCGCGCGCATctggggcgacgacgtcgacgagttCAACCCGGACCGCTGGGAccgcctcgagggcgaggccgcgAACCCGCACGCCTTCGCGACCTTCCTCGTCGGGCCGCGCCAGTGCATCGGCAAGGTCTTTGCCCTGCTCGAGATCAAGGTGCTCCTGGTCGAGATGCTGAGCAACTTCAAgttcgaggccgccgtcgacccggaGGACATTGTGCTCGTGAACCCGAGCCCCGTGCTGCGGCCCCAGGGCGGCTTGAAGGTCCGGGTCAGTCCTTTGAGAACGACCGACGTCTAG
- a CDS encoding Methyltransferase type 11 — MVDTTKPLAHFDDSAQSYEKNTGGCTRELAERILPFLDDVTADSVVLDNACGSGIVTDVLLRHFSAAPPPRIFATDGAPKMVELVRGRFSGDEGVTAAVMPGEALDVADATFTHSVTSLGLMFFADPAKGAAEIYRTLKPGGTAVVTGWEELGYVPIVREVQREIRPADEPFSYPIGADWFDPAHTERVMRAAGFEDVEMRSELVYWADKTAEEVVSFIAEMFGSIAFKDWDDAEKKRAEGVLTQVVKGSTVDIERDGAKWVGIKMKAIVAVCRK; from the coding sequence ATGGTCGACACAACGAAGCCCCTGGCTCACTTCGACGACTCGGCGCAGTCGTACGAGAAGAACACGGGCGGCTGCACCCGAGAACTCGCCGAGCGCATCCTGcccttcctcgacgacgtcacCGCCGACTCCGTCGTCCTGGACAACGCGtgcggcagcggcatcgTCACGGACGTGCTCCTCCGGCACTtctccgccgcgccgccgccccggaTCTTCGCCACCGACGGCGCCCCGAAAATGGTCGAGCTCGTGCGGGGCAGGttctcgggcgacgagggcgtcacGGCCGCCGTGATGCccggcgaggccctcgacgtcgcggACGCCACGTTCACACACTCGGTCACGAGCCTGGGACTCATGTTCTTCGCCGACCCGGCCAAGGGTGCCGCGGAGATATACCGCACGCTGAAGcccggcggcaccgccgtcgtGACGGGGTGGGAGGAGCTCGGGTACGTCCCGATCGTCCGCGAGGTTCAGCGGGAGATCCGGCCCGCGGACGAGCCGTTCAGCTACCCGATCGGCGCCGACTGGTTCGACCCGGCGCACACCGAGCGGGTCATGCGAGCAGCCGGGTTCGAGGACGTGGAGATGAGAAGTGAGCTGGTCTACTGGGCCGACAAGACTGCGGAGGAGGTCGTGTCTTTTATCGCAGAGATGTTTGGATCGATTGCGTTCAAAGACTGGGACGacgcggagaagaagagggcggaGGGTGTTTTGACGCAGGTTGTAAAAGGATCGACCGTGGATATCGAGAGAGACGGGGCGAAGTGGGTGGGAATCAAGATGAAGGCCATCGTAGCGGTTTGCAGGAAGTAG
- a CDS encoding Glycosyl hydrolase family 71 encodes MRKFFKEAKQKIEAEIAAITGDDDPQKQQQQQQQQHYPPPPQPPAQGFERAVFAHFMTDGKQNPQLSNTCDYTVDEFKVDIRLAQEAHIDAFVLNFGIHEEAIAKLPDVFAAAEQTGFKLLISFDYEGAGAWPKERAIDILSRFGPSPAYFKRGWQPVVSTFEGVGSAADWHEIKAATGCFFIPSFSSVGAENALNTGVVDGLFSWAAWPHGNTRKLDEGLDASYRHFLGPHRPYMVAVSPWFYTNLPTWNKNWAWKGDDLWNDRWNEILAMRPEYVQILTWNDFGESHYIGPLHEKQFGAFEYGKAPFNYVRDMPHDGWRLLLPFLIDLYKYGTAAVTREGLVTWYRLHPGDAGDAGGTTGNTSSHGQELFHPAEIMEDKIVYSALLAGPAQVTVSVGGDAREGAWDDDGVPRGGVGVYHGSVPFDGRTGEVVVTVHRGGDVAVQVQGRPITTECSHGGMNNWNAWVGAANSHAETHAVAHL; translated from the exons ATGAGGAAATTCTTCAAGGAGGCCAAACAGaagatcgaggccgagatcgcGGCCATcaccggcgacgatgaccctcagaagcagcagcagcagcagcaacagcagcattacccgccgcctccgcaaCCGCCGGCTCAGGGGTTCGAGCGGGCCGTGTTTGCCCATTTCATG ACTGACGGAAAACAAAACCCCCAGCTGAGCAACACGTGTGACTACACTGTCGACGAGTTCAAGGTCGACATCAGGCTGGCCCAGGAAGCGCACATTGACGCCTTTGTTCTGAACTTTGGCATCcacgaggaggccatcgcAAAGCTCCCGGACGTcttcgcggcggccgagcaGACCGGGTTCAAGCTGCTCATATCGTTTGACTACGAGGGAGCGGGAGCATGGCCCAAGGAGCGAGCCATCGACATCCTTAGCCGG TTCGGCCCGTCGCCGGCGTATTTCAAGCGCGGGTGGCAGCCCGTGGTGTCGACGTTCGAGGGCGTCGGCAGCGCCGCCGACTGGCACGAGAtcaaggcggcgacgggctgCTTCTTCATcccgtccttctcgtccgtgGGCGCCGAGAACGCGCTCAACACGGGCGTCGTGGACGGCCTCTTCAGCTGGGCGGCGTGGCCGCACGGCAACACCCGCAAGCTGGACGAGGGGCTCGACGCGTCGTACCGGCACTTCCTGGGCCCGCACCGGCCGTACATGGTGGCCGTGTCGCCGTGGTTCTACACGAACCTGCCGACGTGGAACAAGAACTGGGCGTGGAAGGGCGACGACCTGTGGAACGACCGGTGGAACGAGATCCTGGCCATGCGGCCGGAATACGTGCAGATT CTCACGTGGAACGACTTTGGAGAGTCTCACTACATCGGCCCCCTCCACGAGAAGCAGTTCGGCGCGTTCGAGTACGGCAAGGCGCCCTTCAACTACGTCCGCGACATGCCGCACGACGGCTGGcgtctgctgctgccgttcCTCATCGACCTGTACAAGtacggcaccgccgccgtgacGAGGGAGGGCCTCGTGACGTGGTACCGCCTGCACccgggcgacgccggcgacgcgggcggcacgACGGGCAACACGAGCAGCCACGGCCAGGAGCTCTTCCACCCGGCCGAGATCATGGAGGACAAGATCGTCTACTCGGCGCTGCTCGCGGGGCCGGCGCAGGTGACGGTCAGCGTCGGCGGGGACGCGCGCGAGGGCGcctgggacgacgacggcgtgccccggggcggcgtcggcgtgtACCACGGCAGCGTGCCGTTCGACGGCCGGACGGGCGAGGTCGTGGTCACGGTCCACCGCGggggcgacgtcgccgtccaggTGCAGGGCCGGCCCATCACGACCGAGTGCTCGCACGGGGGGATGAACAACTGGAACGCCTGGGTCGGCGCGGCCAACTCGCACGCCGAGACGCACGCGGTTGCGCACCTGTGA
- a CDS encoding Class II Aldolase and Adducin domain-containing protein — translation MSTTTTVTASAPAPAPAQLGSALDSGREGSGKVKRLHQIPVPETKEAARQWQLEQMAAAFRIFAKLGFSDGSSGHISLRDPVRPDTFWINPYGVHFGVLKVSDMVHIDEDGNRIGGADKPVNTAGFTIHSVLHKRRPDINAACHMHSPYGRAWSTFGRPIEMLNQDSCMFYNDLSVYAGFGGVVLAKEEGEHIAEALGPTNKNVILQNHGLLTAGGTVAEAAAYFIALERACQTQLLVEQAAAPGTNGAAAGLRKTIVGHEEAQYTKDGTGTPEVMYMQFVPEYQMILKESGGDFLL, via the exons ATGTCAACCACTACAACAGTGACGGCCTCCGCCCccgcaccggcaccggcgcagCTGGGCTCGGCGCTGGACTCGGGCAGGGAGGGAAGcggcaaggtcaagagaCTTCATCAGATCCCGGTCCCCGAGACGAAAGAGGCGGCCCGGCAATGGCAGCTTGAGCAGATGGCCGCCGCATTCCGCATCTTTGCCAAGCTGGGCTTCTCGGACGGAAGCAGTGGCCACATCAGCCTGAGAG ATCCCGTCAGACCAGACACGTTCTGGATCAACCCGTACGGCGTCCACTTTGGTGTGCTCAAGGTGTCCGACATGGTCCacatcgacgaggacggcaaccgcatcggcggcgccgacaagcCGGTCAACACGGCGGGATTCACCATTCACTCCGTGCTGCACAAGAGACGGCCGGATATCAACGCCGCCTGCCACATGCACAGCCCATACGGCCGCGCATGGAGCACGTTCGGGCGGCCCATTGAGATGTTAAACCAGG ACTCCTGCATGTTCTACAACGACCTCTCGGTctacgccggcttcggcggcgtcgtgctggccaaggaggagggcgagcacatcgccgaggcgctgGGCCCGACCAACAAGAACGTCATCCTGCAGAACCACGGCCTCCTGACCGCCGGGggcaccgtcgccgaggcggccgcctacttcatcgccctcgagcgGGCGTGCCAGACGCAGCTCCTGgtcgagcaggccgccgcgcccgggaccaacggcgccgcggccggcctgCGGAAGACCATCGTCGGCCACGAGGAGGCCCAGTACACCAAGGACGGGACCGGCACGCCCGAGGTCATGTACATGCAGTTCGTGCCCGAGTACCAGATGATTCTGAAAGAGTCTGGCGGGGACTTTTTGTTGTAG
- a CDS encoding cell wall glycosyl hydrolase YteR translates to MQSPGVAPVSCCPWKREHPGRPACKGLLYSQEVLFLALGWFPFVITALNLLVLLLPTHPCLRLVPRSPPPSTMRTIAPLLALAGTLALASKCSSRPYSEWLASSFVARKSPIDAGYGPAVLYDGIARAAAHVGNATLLAAAEAAVSSLVSDAGVLDGWDPEWYSLDDLRIGNNLLWFHQRTNETRYKVAADGLRRQLGRWPRTPSGGFWHRAPIYEDQMWLDGIYMADAFYATYVSLFEPRNTTAWDEIALQFDLIEEHTRNHTSNLLVHGYDEARDAVWADPVTGASPLVWNRAVGWYFMALVDTLQVWPRDHPAYGRLLGYFATLADGLERSQDEGGGGWWLIMNEGYEARAGNYIESSAAAMFAYGLLRGVRDGFLAAKYRDVGLRAYRLLTRDFIRDDGDGNVSFLGTVRVGSLNSNASFEYYVSIPVVENDARGGGSFIFAAIEAEKIKA, encoded by the exons ATGCAATCTCCCGGGGTTGCTCCAGTGTCCTGCTGCCCGTGGAAAAGGGAGCACCCGGGTCGACCTGCGTGTAAAGGGTTGTTATATAGCCAAGAGGTGCTGTTCCTTGCCTTGGGCTGGTTCCCGTTCGTGATCACAGCCCTAAATCtcttggtgttgttgctacccacccacccctgCCTGCGACTCGTGCCTAGatcccctcctccgtccACGATGCGCACCatcgcccccctcctcgccctcgcgggCACGCTCGCCCTGGCCTCCAAGTGCTCCTCCCGCCCCTACTCGGAGTGGCTCGCCTCCTCCTTCGTCGCCCGCAAGTCCCCGATCGACGCGGGCTACGGCCCGGCCGTGCTGTACGATGGCATcgcgcgcgccgccgcccacgtcgGCAACGCGacgctcctcgccgccgccgaggcggccgtctcctcgCTCGTCTCGGACGCGGGCGTGCTCGACGGCTGGGACCCGGAGTGGTACTCgctcgacgacctgcgcATCGGGAACAACCTCCTCTGGTTCCACCAGCGCACCAACGAGACCAGGTacaaggtcgccgccgacgggctgcggcggcagctgggccgctggccgaggacgccgagcggCGGGTTCTGGCACCGCGCGCCCATCTACGAGGACCAGATGTGGCTGGACGGCATCTACATGGCCGACGCCTTCTACGCGACCTACGTCTCGCTGTTCGAGCCGCGCAACACGACGGCGTGGGACGAGATCGCGCTGCAGTTCGACCTCATCGAGGAGCACACGCGGAACCACACGAGCAACCTGCTGGTGCACGGCTACGACGAGGCCCGGGACGCCGTGTGGGCGGACCCCGTCACGGGCGCGAGCCCCCTGGTCTGGAACCGCGCGGTGGGCTGGTACTTCATGGCGCTCGTCGACACGCTGCAGGTCTGGCCGCGCGACCACCCGGCGTACGGGAGGCTGCTGGGCTACTTcgccaccctcgccgacgggcTCGAGAGGAGccaggacgagggcggcggcgggtggtggCTCATCATGAACGAGGGGTACGAGGCGCGCGCGGGGAACTACATCGAgtcgagcgccgccgccatgttcGCGTACGGCCTGCTCCGCGGCGTGCGGGACGGGTTCCTGGCGGCGAAGTACCGGGACGTCGGCCTGCGGGCGTACCGGCTGCTGACGAGGGACTTTATCcgggacgacggggacgggaACGTCAGCTTCCTGGGCACCGTCCGGGTCGGCAGCCTGAACTCGAACGCGAGCTTtgag TACTACGTCAGCATCCCAGTCGTCGAGAACGATGCCCGTGGCGGGGGTTCGTTCATATTCGcggccatcgaggccgagaagatcAAGGCCTAA
- a CDS encoding Integral membrane protein — MGIGAVAEPLVVITLLFGGTWFNRNTGGNTYDNLGWKGPDIDDVEHKRSDERRSGNSTPDSEESLLSLGGAFSSSSTLSPHEEPPRRTRRIKFFGYQRLVTTPNTRAHKDRLLSRVLRKFPFLVEAWYWALIYWVYQVGRAFTALTLNEGTVDVARKHALQLIHLEQRLHIFIEVPVQQYFLQLPTVMHWINRIYSFIHIPGTILFLVILYFVTTTRKRRALSAKLGGNENVRWNSAGPALYEARRRTMATCNLLAFVVFTLWPCMPPRLLSDPKYNGPDAGESKSFGFVDTVHSSSGESSVWTTNKFCNQYAAMPSLHFGYSLLIGLTVATLPMPSIRSRPWKRFAIAAIGMSYPALILTAIVATANHFVLDAVAGAIVCGLAWNCNGVLLNLLVVEDYFLHVLRLHKPVNWTDPEVSAVEREWKPSMALGDDA; from the exons ATGGGTATCGGAGCCGTGGCAGAGCCCCTGGTGGTCATCACCCTCTTGTTCGGCGGCACTTGGTTCAACCGCAACACCGGTGGCAACACCTACGACAACCTAGGATGGAAGGGTCCCGAtatcgacgacgtcgagcacAAGCGGTCTGACGAGCGCCGTTCCGGCAACTCGACGCCCGACTCGGAAGAGTCTCTCCTCtcgctcggcggcgccttcaGTTCGTCATCGACCTTGTCGCCGCACGAGGAGCCCCCGCGCCGCACGCGCCGCATCAAGTTCTTTGGCTACCAGCGTCTCGTCACAACACCCAACACGAGGGCACACAAGGACAGGCTCCTCAGCCGGGTGCTCCGCAAGTTCCCCTTCCTCGTGGAGGCTTGGTACTGGGCTCTCATCTACTGGGTGTACCAGGTCGGACGGGCCTTCACCGCACTCACCCTCAACGAGGGGACGGTCGACGTCGCGCGCAAGCACGCGCTCCAGCTCATCCACCTCGAGCAGCGGCTGCACATCTTCATCGAGGTGCCGGTGCAGCAGTACTTCCTCCAGCTGCCGACGGTGATGCACTGGATCAACCGCATCTACTCCTTCATCCACATCCCCGGCACGATCCTgttcctcgtcatcctctaCTTCGTCACCACGACCCGCAAGCGCCGCGCCCTCTCGGCCaagctcggcggcaacgagaACGTCCGCTGGAACTCGGCCGGCCCGGCCCTGTACgaggcccgccgccgcaccatGGCCACCTGCAACCTgctcgccttcgtcgtcttcacccTCTGGCCCTGCATGCCGCCCCGCCTGCTGAGCGACCCCAAGTACAACGGgcccgacgccggcgagtCCAAGagcttcggcttcgtcgacacGGTCCACAGCTCCTCGGGCGAGAGCAGCGTCTGGACGACCAACAAGTTTTGCAACCAGTATG CTGCCATGCCCTCGCTGCACTTTGGCTACTCcctcctcatcggcctcACCGTCGCGACCCTGCCGATGCCCTCGATCCGCTCGCGCCCGTGGAAGcgcttcgccatcgccgccatcggcatgTCCTACCCGGCGCTGATCCTGACGGCCATCGTCGCGACCGCCAACCACTTTgtgctcgacgccgtcgccggcgccatcgtctGCGGCCTCGCGTGGAACTGCAACGGCGTGCTGCTGAacctgctcgtcgtcgaggactACTTCCTCCACGTCCTGCGCCTGCACAAGCCCGTCAACTGGACCGACCCGGAGGTCTCGGCCGTCGAGAGGGAGTGGAAGCCCAGCATGGcgctgggcgacgacgcctGA